In the genome of Bacteroides mediterraneensis, the window CATGCTCTCATTGTCCTGCACAAAATTGATTTTGCCCACTTCCTCTTCGAATTCCCGTTGCGAGAATGATTCGAAGAAATAACCTCTGGCATCTTTGAAGATACGCGGTTCAATAATCACCACGCCCTCTATAGCTGTTTTAATTACTTCCATTTCAATAGATAAGTCTTTTACTGAAGAACTAGGCACGTTCTTCATTATTCATTATTAATTATTCATTAGTCTAGGTTTTCTTTCCCCGTCCGTTCCACTTCGTCAATCACTTTCAGCAAGTATTGTCCGTACTGGTTCTTCAACATCGGCTGTGCTTCTTCGCGCAGTTTGTCTGCTGTAATCCATCCCTTGCGGAAAGCGATACCTTCCAGACAAGCCACTTTCAGCCCCTGGCGTTTTTCTATCACTTCAATGTAAGTAGAAGCCTCTGCCAGTGAGTCGTGCGTACCTGTATCTAGCCAAGCAAAACCACGTCCCAAAGTCTGTACTTTCAGTTCTCCGTCTTCCAGGAACCGCTGGTTCACCGTGGTGATTTCCAGTTCTCCGCGCGCAGATGGTTTGATATTCTTGGCTACCTCAACCACCTTGTTCGGGTAGAAATACAGACCTACCACCGCGTAGTTTGATTTCGGATGCTGCGGTTTTTCCTCAATGGAAAGGCAGTTACCATCCTTGTCGAAGTCTGCCACACCGTAGCGTTCGGGGTCACTTACCCAGTAGCCAAATACCGTGGCTTTCTTGTCTTCTTCTGCGGTGCGAACCGCTTCGCGCAACATGGCACTCAGACCATTTCCGTGGAAGATGTTATCGCCCAATACTAGGCAGGCAGAATCATTGCCGATAAACTTTTCCCCGATGATGAAAGCCTGAGCCAGTCCGTCGGGTGAAGGCTGTTCAGCATATTCAAAACGCACGCCGAAATTACTGCCGTCACCCAGCAAGCGGCGGAATCCCGGCAAGTCGTAGGGCGTAGAGATAATCAGAATCTCACGGATGCCTGCCAGCATCAGTACCGAGATGGGGTAGTAAATCATCGGTTTATCAAATACGGGGAGCATCTGTTTGCTCACTCCCTTGGTGATGGGGTAGAGGCGTGTGCCGCTGCCGCCGGCTAATACAATTCCTTTCATAATATATTGTTATTTGATTTATAACATTTAAAGATAGTATTATCATACAATCTTTTGATGTTGATAAAGCTTTGTTTATTATCTTTATTTACCTAAAAGTAATTTACTTAATATTTTACTTCTATAAATCCATTTTTGTGCTATAATAATAGGGATAATAATACCTGCAATAGTACTTATAATGACAAAAATGAAATACGGAACATAGTTTAAAACTCCAAAGTTTATATATAAGACTCGAAGAGGTACCTGAATATAATAGCTAAGAAGGAATATTTCCATACTGTATTTCCCAATAGTATCAAATATTTGATATAATTTATTCTCTTTTGAAAAAGAAACTATTAGATAAGAAAATCCTAGACTTGCAATAATTCCCGAAAGGGTAGTTATTGCATCAAAAGATATATTTAAGATTTCTTTATTTGATGAAAAGAATTGGAATATTATTAGTAGAATGAATGAACTTATATATATGTATTTGTTTTGTAAGAGATATTTAACGGCGTCATAGTATTTTGCTAATAACCCTCCTACAATAAACCACAATAAAAATTGTGAAAAATGTTGTATAGCTTTGAATTCCATCCATTTTTCTGGATATGGAGCTATATATATTAATATACTTATGATGCTGATATATATTATTCCTATTCGTTTCATAATAACACAAAATAAGGTTATTACGAATAGTGTCCATAAAAACCACACTCCCCCACTTGGACTTTCACAAATGAGAATTTTCCAAATATCTTGTATTTGGATAGGGTGATTTGCATATTGATTAAAAAAAATTTTAAGGATATAAACAATGATGGAGTAAAAGAAATATGGAATCATTAAGCGTTGAAATCTTTTTGATATTTCTACTCTAATATTTATCTCCTTTGTTAATTTAGGGAGGAAAAGAAAACCTGAGCATAGCATAAAAAGAGGCATGTGGAAAGAATAAATAAGATTTTCTATAAAAGAAGCAAATGAGTCTCTCCCTCCTACAAGATAAAATTCTTTTTCAGCATCAGGAAAAGCATGGCCTATGATAACAAGTAACATGCCAATCCCTTTTGCTATATTTATTTCATAAAAATATTTTTTAGGTGATGTCATATTATTGATTTTTTAGCAATTCAAAGAAATATTTTTCATGTTCATCTACAAGCTTCTCCCAAGAATATTCTTTGCGGATAACTTCAAGATTCTTTTCAATAAAAGTCTTTTTATGTGTTTGTGTCAGTGTATCAATGTTATTTAGTAGATTTGTTATAGTGGTTTCATTTGGATAATATAGTGCGTTGGCTCCTAAAACAGCTTTATTGAAAATGTTGTCGTTGGCTATGATAAAGCAGTCAGAAGCCATGGCTTCTAATAATGATGGATTTGTTCCTCCTACACTATGTCCATGGAAATAGGCATAAGAGAAATGACGGATAGAATTTAGTTTATTAAAATCATAAATTCCTCCAACAAAGTGTATGGATTTTTCATGTCCATATTTTGCAACCAATTCTTTTCCGTGTGGTGTGTTAGTCTTTCCTACAATAATGAGTGGGCGTTTCCCATTTTCTTTAGAAGCAAGGTAACCTTCTATTGCCATTGTGATATTGTTTTCTGGTTCCAATCTGGCAACAAGTAAATAGTAGTTGTTTGCTTCTAAACCAAAATCTTTTAAGAATCCTTCATTATAGTTATTATGAATATCTGCTCCGTATGCTAAGAACTTACTTTCCTTTCCATACTTTTCCTTATAATAGTCATGAATCCCCATGTTGTCAGCTATCAGATAATGGCTATGTTTTACAGTCATCCGTTCTTCCCAAAATACAAATTTCTGTACCCATTTGTTGAATTTCGTACGTTTGTATTCCAGTCCATCCATATTGGTCGTAAAGATAGGGGATTTTATATTTTTTACATTGAACCAGATGTATGCTGGTACAATACTTGTATATCCAGCCTCGTAGATAATATCAAATTTTTCATTTTTCAATGCATCTTTCAGTGAGAAAAAATCATAGAAAAAACTACCAACAGAACTTCCCATCCATGTTTCAGGGCTGTAAATGTGTTTGATACGTACTCCTTTATAATTGTTTTCCTTGTAGGGATGGAAATGAGGGGAATAGACAACAATCTCATGACCACGTTGGGCTAATCCTACTGATATATATTCTGCAAATTGTTCGAAGCCTCCATAGTTATTGGGGATACCTCGAGTGCTGATAAATGCTATCTTCATAAATAAAGTTGATTGGGTTTTAATGATATTAAGGGATATGATGCAGATAAACTTAGGTATAACGTTGTTATACAGCTAATTTGCATGGCTATAATATTGTTTTATCATTCATATATTTAATCATTGATGATTTAGCTCTTCAATTAATTTAATAAAACGCCTGTTATCATTATTTTCAGTGATTATGAGGTAAGCGTACCTCAGTTTTTTTGTTATAATTCAACACGTCGTTGAAGAGATTTAGCAATGAATCCACATGACTATTGATGCTGAATTTGGTATCAATCAAGGTTCTAGCATTTTTGCCAAATTCCTCAGCCTTTTCTGGATATCTGAAAAGATATTCTATTTTTGACTTCAGATCTTCAACGTCCTTGTACTTGAATAGCAACCCCGTCTTGTTTTCCTCTACATTTTCAGTCAGGCTTCCGATGTCTGTTGCAACTACACATTTTCGCATTGCGTAGCTTTCAAGTAGAGTGTTTGGTAGATTGTCGTACCATTCTGACGGTATAATTGTAAACAGACATTTGCTTAGATATTCTTGTATCTCACAGAAGTTCTTTTTCCCAAGAAATTCAATGTTGTGCTTTTTGCCCTGCAGGTATTTTTTCAGTTTGTCTTGATAACCTGTCACACTTGAGAAGCCTATGACTTTCAGATTGTAGTCAGTTCCGATAAATGCCTTCAGCAAAGTCTTCAACCCTTTGTCAGGGTCAGTCCTTCCGATGAACAGTGCGAAAGGTTTATATTGTATTTCCAAGTCGGAACGTAGCGTGGTGTCGTTGAACAGTGTGGGGATGTGTACAAGCTTGTTGCGGTCAAATCCGTTTTCTATGAATTTGGACATTGTGAAGGTAGATGGAAACACAAATTTGCTAATCTTTCTGCGTATGCCCACAAAGTCTTGTACCTTTATTGCCAGAGCTTTTATAAACGAATATAGCGCAGAGTTGTAGACACACTTGTTTTTCACCGCATTCCATTTCGATTTTTGCGTACATAGCTCACATATACTGCACGTACTTTGTCTAAAATACATGCCACAAGGACACAACAAAGAGTAGTCGGAAATGCGTTGTACTATTGGTATGTGCATCTCATAAGCGGCCTGTATCACGCTGCATGATATTTTTGATTGAAAATACAGCACGTATACAATATCTGGTCTGACATCTTTCAGAAGTTTCTTGAAACATTTTTTTGCCTCGAAAGAATATGTTATGCGGCTAAAACCTTTCCACATGTCTCTTAAATTCTTCCTGCTTTTCTGCACATCGCTGAAGTACACTTCGTCACCGCTTCCTATCGGGGACAGAAAGTATTTCTCGTAAGGGGTCTTCTCATTTCTATTGTGCTTAACACTGAACGGTATCACTTCGTGACCACGTTCCTCAAGTAGTTGCTTGATGTTGAACATGTAACGTTCAGGACCACCAGAGAAAAAATATCTATAATTTACTAATACGATTTTCATTTTACGATCTTGTTATATTCAGAAATTAAGTCACAATCGTTTATTCTGTTATTAGAAAATAATTTACTGTCATGCTCAATAGTTTCTTCGATTGAAGCAAATCGGTTTTTTAGTTTCTTTGCAGGAACACCACCGACAATGGTGTATGGTGAAACTGATTTGGTTACAACTGCACCTGCTGCAACTATTGCTCCTCGACCAATAGTGACTCCTTTCAAAATAGTGACATTACATCCAATCCAAACGTCATCTTCAATATGAACATCTTTATCATCTTCTGGATTTTTTTCAGATTCAGGAATATCAAAAATGAACTGACCTACTTTATAGTAAGGATGGATTCCTCCGCGGATAGTTACATTAGGGCCAAATAGGACTTTATTTCCTATATACAATTTTGCTATCCATGTTTCAAAGTTAGCACCATGATTTATCTGTACGTCATTACCTATTTCAATATTTTCATATATAAAATATGAAGACAATGGGTAAAAGGTAACGTTATGTCCAATTCGCCTAAATCTTGGTTTCTGAAGATACATTAGTGACCTATCGATAGCTCGATATATAAAATTAAGTGCTTTTGCAATCCCAATAAAAAGTTTTTGTACAAGGTTGCGATTAAAATGTGTCATTACTTATCACTTATTAATTTATGTATGGAAGATTAAGACCTTTTCTAAAAAAATATATAGAATTCTCCCTCAGTCTATTTATTTGATTATCAACATATTTATAGTCTATCTGATTGTCAATTTTATCTAGCATTCCGTTCTCCCCCAATCTATCAATCAGGCCATAAGTCATTAAAAGACTTTGAATTCGTGAATGTGTTGATCTGGGACTTGATGGATCTACTCTATAAAATACGCTAAATTGCTTATGAAATATAATTGAAAAAATGGTACAGTGGAAAGAATCGGTAATTACATAACTTGCATTACGAATTAAATTAATAAAATCTATTGGATCAATGTCGTATGGAGCATAATCCCCCATTTTCTCATCTGGTTCATAATAATCATCCACATGCCGCAAGAAAACTACCTTATAGCCTGTTTTATTTCTTAGTTTATTAATTTGTTCTCGGATACTATCTCTTTGACCTAAAATATAGCAAAAAATATAAGGTTCTGAATAATTCTTCAAAGACATATCTGCAATCTCATCCCAATCTTTACGACATAAGAGCAATGTAGGATCAACAACAACAGTAGCCTTTTTATTGGATAAGCTATCGACAATTTCTTTTCCACGAATTTCACGGACACCAATTAAGTCCAACTTATTAAGAAACCTTCGTGTACCTTTTATTTGCCATTTTAAAATGTTTGATACCCCAAAACTCGAAGCATAAGAAAATGTAGGGACCGATTTATCGACAAAAAGTAGGTTATAAAATTTAGAATATAAACTGAGCGGGCTCCATACCTGATCGCTACCCACAAACACAACATCATAATTCAATGAGCCTTTGTGCAAATTCTTATATCCTGTATAATATTTGCATAATGGTTCAAAGTATTTATCTTTAAATATTTGAATTTTAGTTGTTCTTATTTTCAGCAGTTCTCTA includes:
- the rfbA gene encoding glucose-1-phosphate thymidylyltransferase RfbA, yielding MKGIVLAGGSGTRLYPITKGVSKQMLPVFDKPMIYYPISVLMLAGIREILIISTPYDLPGFRRLLGDGSNFGVRFEYAEQPSPDGLAQAFIIGEKFIGNDSACLVLGDNIFHGNGLSAMLREAVRTAEEDKKATVFGYWVSDPERYGVADFDKDGNCLSIEEKPQHPKSNYAVVGLYFYPNKVVEVAKNIKPSARGELEITTVNQRFLEDGELKVQTLGRGFAWLDTGTHDSLAEASTYIEVIEKRQGLKVACLEGIAFRKGWITADKLREEAQPMLKNQYGQYLLKVIDEVERTGKENLD
- a CDS encoding acyltransferase family protein: MTSPKKYFYEINIAKGIGMLLVIIGHAFPDAEKEFYLVGGRDSFASFIENLIYSFHMPLFMLCSGFLFLPKLTKEINIRVEISKRFQRLMIPYFFYSIIVYILKIFFNQYANHPIQIQDIWKILICESPSGGVWFLWTLFVITLFCVIMKRIGIIYISIISILIYIAPYPEKWMEFKAIQHFSQFLLWFIVGGLLAKYYDAVKYLLQNKYIYISSFILLIIFQFFSSNKEILNISFDAITTLSGIIASLGFSYLIVSFSKENKLYQIFDTIGKYSMEIFLLSYYIQVPLRVLYINFGVLNYVPYFIFVIISTIAGIIIPIIIAQKWIYRSKILSKLLLGK
- a CDS encoding DUF1972 domain-containing protein; translated protein: MKIAFISTRGIPNNYGGFEQFAEYISVGLAQRGHEIVVYSPHFHPYKENNYKGVRIKHIYSPETWMGSSVGSFFYDFFSLKDALKNEKFDIIYEAGYTSIVPAYIWFNVKNIKSPIFTTNMDGLEYKRTKFNKWVQKFVFWEERMTVKHSHYLIADNMGIHDYYKEKYGKESKFLAYGADIHNNYNEGFLKDFGLEANNYYLLVARLEPENNITMAIEGYLASKENGKRPLIIVGKTNTPHGKELVAKYGHEKSIHFVGGIYDFNKLNSIRHFSYAYFHGHSVGGTNPSLLEAMASDCFIIANDNIFNKAVLGANALYYPNETTITNLLNNIDTLTQTHKKTFIEKNLEVIRKEYSWEKLVDEHEKYFFELLKNQ
- a CDS encoding glycosyltransferase family 4 protein, producing MKIVLVNYRYFFSGGPERYMFNIKQLLEERGHEVIPFSVKHNRNEKTPYEKYFLSPIGSGDEVYFSDVQKSRKNLRDMWKGFSRITYSFEAKKCFKKLLKDVRPDIVYVLYFQSKISCSVIQAAYEMHIPIVQRISDYSLLCPCGMYFRQSTCSICELCTQKSKWNAVKNKCVYNSALYSFIKALAIKVQDFVGIRRKISKFVFPSTFTMSKFIENGFDRNKLVHIPTLFNDTTLRSDLEIQYKPFALFIGRTDPDKGLKTLLKAFIGTDYNLKVIGFSSVTGYQDKLKKYLQGKKHNIEFLGKKNFCEIQEYLSKCLFTIIPSEWYDNLPNTLLESYAMRKCVVATDIGSLTENVEENKTGLLFKYKDVEDLKSKIEYLFRYPEKAEEFGKNARTLIDTKFSINSHVDSLLNLFNDVLNYNKKTEVRLPHNH
- a CDS encoding DapH/DapD/GlmU-related protein, whose product is MTHFNRNLVQKLFIGIAKALNFIYRAIDRSLMYLQKPRFRRIGHNVTFYPLSSYFIYENIEIGNDVQINHGANFETWIAKLYIGNKVLFGPNVTIRGGIHPYYKVGQFIFDIPESEKNPEDDKDVHIEDDVWIGCNVTILKGVTIGRGAIVAAGAVVTKSVSPYTIVGGVPAKKLKNRFASIEETIEHDSKLFSNNRINDCDLISEYNKIVK
- a CDS encoding polysaccharide pyruvyl transferase family protein translates to MLRNEEKKCKVGAVIIMHPGHNNYGTSLQGLATVKFLQKEEISFDIIRYNKKRTLWDIISTGPFLLMSGALKSIQRRKYKEKSIKEHPVYRELLKIRTTKIQIFKDKYFEPLCKYYTGYKNLHKGSLNYDVVFVGSDQVWSPLSLYSKFYNLLFVDKSVPTFSYASSFGVSNILKWQIKGTRRFLNKLDLIGVREIRGKEIVDSLSNKKATVVVDPTLLLCRKDWDEIADMSLKNYSEPYIFCYILGQRDSIREQINKLRNKTGYKVVFLRHVDDYYEPDEKMGDYAPYDIDPIDFINLIRNASYVITDSFHCTIFSIIFHKQFSVFYRVDPSSPRSTHSRIQSLLMTYGLIDRLGENGMLDKIDNQIDYKYVDNQINRLRENSIYFFRKGLNLPYIN